In Coffea eugenioides isolate CCC68of unplaced genomic scaffold, Ceug_1.0 ScVebR1_495;HRSCAF=1182, whole genome shotgun sequence, the sequence AAACAACAGCAACCTATCTCCTTAGATATTAAAGCCACTCTTCTCTTCccttcaccaaaaaaaaatcaacaggaaattctagaaaaatcggGAAAAAAAGGATGAAGTTCACAGATTCCCCTGTTATCGATCTCCAAGTCCTCAATAGCCACCTCTCTTTCCACCAAGACAACGGCTCCATGCACGTCGGAACCTCCGTCTGGTCTTGCTCTTTAGTCCTCGTCAAATTCGCCGAGCGCTGGCACCCTTCAACGGCGGCGGCGGGGAACAACAACCCCTACGCCGACCTCCTAAACTTCACGGGCAAACGCGGCATAGAGCTCGGAGCAGGATGCGGGGTCGGTTCAATGGGTTTATTTCTACTCGGTTTAAACGACATCGTTGTTACTGATATAGCTCCGGTAATGCCGGCTTTAAAACACAACTTGAAACGGAACAAGCCAGTTTTGAAAAAGGCTTTGAAAACGGCCCATTTGTATTGGGCCAACGAGGCCCAGATGAAGGCCTTAGGCCCACATCCTTTTGATGTTGTTGTGGCTGCTGACGTGGTTTACATCGAGGAGTCGGTTGGGCCGTTGGTGGAGACGATGGTGGAGCTGGTCGCGGAGGACGGCGTCGTTTTGCTGGGGTACCAGGTGAGGTCCCCCGAAGCCCACTTGTTGTTTTGGGAAAAATGTGGGGAGGTTTTTGAGATTGAGAAAATCCCACACGAGCATCTGCATCCCGAGTATGCGTACGAGGAAACTGATGTTTATGTTTTGAGGAAGAAGAAGCAGAATTCCGTGGAAAATAAGAAGGCTTCGTAGTGGGACCccgtggtttttttttttaatttctatttttatttttgtcatttttttttttgtagtttttgGGTAGTAAATTATGTTTCTGGTGAGAATTTGAGTTTGAAATTTGTATTGAGTTATACAGTAAATGTAGTAATATCAATTTAATAATGTACtatttgggaaaaaaatgtaCAAGAAAAACATACTTTGTTTATGAACAGTAGAGTTCAGATATGTTGAATTCATGTGTGAAGTTGCAGTGAATTTTAAGTTTGAAGTGTGAATTCAGCTATGCAGTGATGTGTTTTTTTA encodes:
- the LOC113758407 gene encoding EEF1A lysine methyltransferase 3-like; translated protein: MKFTDSPVIDLQVLNSHLSFHQDNGSMHVGTSVWSCSLVLVKFAERWHPSTAAAGNNNPYADLLNFTGKRGIELGAGCGVGSMGLFLLGLNDIVVTDIAPVMPALKHNLKRNKPVLKKALKTAHLYWANEAQMKALGPHPFDVVVAADVVYIEESVGPLVETMVELVAEDGVVLLGYQVRSPEAHLLFWEKCGEVFEIEKIPHEHLHPEYAYEETDVYVLRKKKQNSVENKKAS